The Acidimicrobiales bacterium genome includes the window GTGTTGCGTCCTAGCGTGAATCACGAGCCCTCCGGAGTGACGTAGTGAGTTGTCGAAGACCCACAGCCTCACTCGGAGGGCTCACCTCACCGGGGGACCACCCACCCCAAACCGCCAGGGACAACGTCCCGGGTCATCACATCTAGAGACCGAAGCTGCCGTCGTCGCGCACCTTCCAGGACGCGGCGGCGATGGTGCCGCCGTCGACCGGGATCGATGTTCCGGTCACGAAGCTCGCCATGTCGCCGGCCAGGAACACGATCACCGACGCACATTCTCCCGGGTCGCCCATTCTCCGCAGTGAGGTCGGGAAGAGGCCGGGCATGAGCGCGCTGCTGTCGGCCTGGAGCTCCTCGTCCCCGGGCGTGGGCATCATGTCGGGGGCCACACAGTTCACCCGGATGCCGCGATGGCCGAGCTCCATCGACATCGTCTTCGTGAACTGTTCGACCGCCGCCTTCATGGCCGAGTAGACGGCGAAACCCGGGGCCGCGTGATACGCCTCGACCGAAGTGACGTTGACGATCGAGCCACCGTCGTTCATCAGCGGCACGCCGTAACGAACGCCGTTCGTGACGGTGCCGAAGTTCTCGGCGATGAGCACCGACTCGCCCTTCGGCGAGACGTCCTCGTACTTCGCATGGAACCCGCCACCGGCGTTGTTCACCAGGATGTCGATCGGGCCGAGCTCGGCGTGGACGGCGCCGAGCCAGGCCTCGACACCAGGGCCGTCGCGCACGTCGAGTTCGGTTGCGTGACAGCGGCGGCCGAGCGCCTCCACAGCGGCCTGCACGGCGGGGAGCTTCTCGGGTCGGTTGTCGCAGATCGCCACGTCGGCACCGAATGCGGCCAGGGCGAGGGCGGTCGCCTCGCCGATCCCCTGCGCAGCCCCGGTCACCACGGCGACACGGCCGGACAGGTCCATCAGGGCGGGAGCAACAGTCATGACGCGTACCCTATTCGCCGTGACGATCAGCCCTCGAACCCCAGTGATCATCGGTGTTGCGCAGGTCTCGCACCGCCCCGACAACAGCCCGTCCGACACCGGCACTGCCGACCGCAGTCTCCCCGACGCCGTCGACCTCATGGCCCAGGCGGTGCGCGCCGCGAGCGTCGACACCAGGGCCGCGGACGCCGCCGTGAGAAACGCGATCGACACCATCGCCGTCGTCGGTGGACTCTGGCGTCACCAGAATCCCGGTGCGCTGATCGCCGGCGAACTCTCACTCACGCAGCCGATCCGATCGATCCTCACCACCTTCGGCGGCAACATGCCGATCAAGACGACCCACGAGCTCGCGGCGCAGATCGCGGCCGGCGAGCTCGACGTGGCGGTGGTTGCCGGCGGTGAGTGCAACCTCACCCGCCGGGTCCTCGAGAAACAGGGCCGGAAGCCCCGCCGCCGCGAGGAGCCCACCGGGACCGACGTCGAGCGCCGGGGTGACGTCCTCGACATGGGCGATCGGTTCGCGAACGACCGAGGCGGAGAGATTCCCCGCAACAGCTATGCCGTGCTCGACAGCGCGATCAGGGCGAGCCGCGGCGAGACCCTCGACGAGGCCCGCGACCGGGCCGCCCGCCTGTGGGCGGGTTACGCGGCGGTCGCCGCCGGAAATCCCCACGCCGCCGACCGCCAAGGTCTGGACGAGGGTGCGATCCGAAACCCGTCGGCCGGCAATCGCATGGTGAGCTGGCCGTACACGAAGGCCATGTGTGCGAACAACACGGTCGATCAGGCCGCCGCGATCATCCTCTGCAGCACGGAGAAGGCCGACGAACTCGGGGTCCCTCAGGACCGACGCGTCCATCCCTCGTTGTGCGTGAACGCCGAGGACACACTCACGCTTCTCGACCGCGCCGACGTCGCTGCGACCCCCGGGCTGGTCGGCGCGGCCGCCGCCGTGCTCGACGCACTGGGCACCGCGGATGCCATCGACCATG containing:
- a CDS encoding SDR family NAD(P)-dependent oxidoreductase; the encoded protein is MTVAPALMDLSGRVAVVTGAAQGIGEATALALAAFGADVAICDNRPEKLPAVQAAVEALGRRCHATELDVRDGPGVEAWLGAVHAELGPIDILVNNAGGGFHAKYEDVSPKGESVLIAENFGTVTNGVRYGVPLMNDGGSIVNVTSVEAYHAAPGFAVYSAMKAAVEQFTKTMSMELGHRGIRVNCVAPDMMPTPGDEELQADSSALMPGLFPTSLRRMGDPGECASVIVFLAGDMASFVTGTSIPVDGGTIAAASWKVRDDGSFGL